The genome window GGAAAGCCATACATGGTGTTCCCTTTTGAACCGGGAATTCTATTGAATGATTATCACCTTGCCATCATCAGTAAACCGTACGTGCCGCTTATCCGTGAGGCGAGCGAGTTGCGGAGGGATATGGCTTACGTGGACCCTGAAATCAACAGCTTCCCTGAGAAATACATCAAGCGGGATAACCTGTACTACTATGCCAACAGAAATAAGCAAGCTATAAAATTCCTGAAGAAGCAAAACTGGATAAGCGATAAAGAAGTAGTTGTTGCTGGTCACTCAGAGGGCGCTGCCGTGGCAGCTAAGCTAGCGGAGCTGTCAAAGGACGTAACGCGCCTCATTTTTGCAAGCACCAACCCTTTCGGGAGAATGATTACCATCATCTCGCAGATGAGGCAACAAGACGACTCATTGGGAACGGCAACAGAGAAGCAGTTTAAGTTGTGGCAAGAGCTGATCAACGACACAGAGAATAATCAGGTTCAGGGAGAGACTACATTCAAATCCATTTACAGCTTCTCCAAGCCACCTATAAATTCATTGCGCAAGCTGAAGATTCCTGTGCTGGTAGCTTATGGCACTGAAGACATCGCTGCGCCTTTTTT of Pontibacter deserti contains these proteins:
- a CDS encoding alpha/beta hydrolase family protein, with the protein product MKQTLLLFFLPLLFCFHIAAQAKKPEDFGFRHLQTLYKQDTVDILLLSKRGEEEMEKPLFLFIQGSLPKPLIKLQENGKPYMVFPFEPGILLNDYHLAIISKPYVPLIREASELRRDMAYVDPEINSFPEKYIKRDNLYYYANRNKQAIKFLKKQNWISDKEVVVAGHSEGAAVAAKLAELSKDVTRLIFASTNPFGRMITIISQMRQQDDSLGTATEKQFKLWQELINDTENNQVQGETTFKSIYSFSKPPINSLRKLKIPVLVAYGTEDIAAPFFDYMHLEAIRNKKKNFTFLPYVGREHNFFGLDESGKVNYDDFGWDSVAQDWKEWLKKK